The segment TAGTCGGACAATCATCAAGCGTCCTTCTAAACCGTTGAAACGTACAAACCGGAAACAAATCACTAAGCGTCCAATCCATGCTGTTAGGAGGAAACGCTGATGAAAGTCATGAAATTAAAGGTCATGTTAATTGCTGGAGGATTAGGCTTTCTTGCCTTTTTAGGGATATTAACATTTGTAGCTATTTTTATATCAAACGAAGAACACTCATCAGATGGTGGTGATTTCATTCATGATATAGGTGGCATATCAGTATCCGCCGATGTATTAAAGCACCAGCCAATGGTAGAAAAGTATGCACAAGAATATGGAATTAGTGAGTATGTCTCTACTCTACTTGCGATTATTGAAGTGGAAAGCGGCGGTAAATTGCCAGACGTAATGCAGGCCAGTGAATCGTTGGGATTACCGCCTAATACATTGGATACCGAAGCTTCTATTAAACAAGGAACAAGATATTTTGCAGATTTGTTGCGTTCTGCAGAAGCAAAAGGTATCGATGAGAATACAGTCATTCAGGCTTACAACTATGGCGGTGCTTTTATTGATTATGTCGCAAAACAAGGAAGCTCTTACTCTTTTAAATTAGCTGAAAGCTTTGCGAAGGAACGGTCAGGGGGCAGTAAAGTCACTTACTCTAATCCAATAGCCGTAAAGAAAAATGGTGGTTGGCGGTACCGTTATGGCAATATGTTTTATGTCGATTTAGTGAGTCAGTATTCTATTTCGCCTCAATTTGATGATGAAATGGTTCAGATTGTCATGAATGAAGCATTAAAATACGAAGGGTTTCCTTATGTCTTTGGTGGAGATAATCCAAATACTTCATTTGATTGTAGTGGACTCACGCAGTGGAGCTATCGGAAAGCTGGGATTAATTTGCCCCGAACAGCACAACAGCAATATAACGTAACTGAGCATATTCCTCTTTCAGAAGCAAAACCTGGGGATTTAGTATTTTTTCATTCTACGTATAACGCGGGAACGTATGTCACGCACGTTGGGATCTATGTTGGAAACAACCAAATGTATAACGCAGGTGATCCGATTGGTTATGCGGATTTGACGTCTTCTTACTGGCAAAAGCACTTAATTGGAGCTGGACGGATTAAACAATAGAAAGGGTTAGATAAAATGAAGGGATTATTTAAAAAGCAAGACAAGCAAACGAAAGAAACAAAACCTAAAAAAATAAAAGTAAAGACAGTTGGACCACGTAAAAAGTCAGTGGTGTTTTTATGGATAGTCCTCATTGGAAGTCTTGCCTTTGGAATCTATAAAAACTTTACAGCAATTGATCAACATACCGTTCATGAAAGAGAAATCATTGAAACCAAGATCATGGATACGAATGCGATTGAGAGCTTTACGAAAAACTTTGTGAAAGATTACTACACATGGGAAAATGAAAAAGATTCCATTGAACAACGGGCGGAAAAGATCAGTCACTATTTGACAGAGGAATTAC is part of the Lysinibacillus sp. FSL K6-0232 genome and harbors:
- a CDS encoding bifunctional lytic transglycosylase/C40 family peptidase — translated: MKLKVMLIAGGLGFLAFLGILTFVAIFISNEEHSSDGGDFIHDIGGISVSADVLKHQPMVEKYAQEYGISEYVSTLLAIIEVESGGKLPDVMQASESLGLPPNTLDTEASIKQGTRYFADLLRSAEAKGIDENTVIQAYNYGGAFIDYVAKQGSSYSFKLAESFAKERSGGSKVTYSNPIAVKKNGGWRYRYGNMFYVDLVSQYSISPQFDDEMVQIVMNEALKYEGFPYVFGGDNPNTSFDCSGLTQWSYRKAGINLPRTAQQQYNVTEHIPLSEAKPGDLVFFHSTYNAGTYVTHVGIYVGNNQMYNAGDPIGYADLTSSYWQKHLIGAGRIKQ